Proteins encoded by one window of Anaerosalibacter sp. Marseille-P3206:
- a CDS encoding (Fe-S)-binding protein codes for MNCCGNPTFSMGYVEEFNHYYNILREEFKKNGIKRVVTTCQNCFNTIKKNSEDIEVIPLWEIISQKGVPKKIKGKGKDVDIVFSIHDPCPTRYEVKTHDAIRNILDQIGINYTEMKFNRENTLCCGSGGMTSLTNNTIATAQKLRRANETTEGHIVTYCEECVESMKKGGKSAVHILDLLFNEDIYNTFDQTEVNTIKKWINRYKGKKKFSKYNG; via the coding sequence TTGAATTGTTGTGGAAATCCAACTTTTTCTATGGGTTATGTAGAAGAGTTTAACCATTATTATAATATTCTTAGGGAAGAATTCAAGAAAAATGGCATTAAAAGAGTTGTGACTACATGTCAAAATTGTTTTAATACTATAAAGAAAAATAGTGAAGATATTGAAGTAATTCCTCTATGGGAGATAATTTCTCAAAAGGGTGTTCCTAAAAAGATAAAAGGAAAAGGCAAAGATGTTGATATAGTCTTTTCCATACATGATCCTTGCCCTACTAGATATGAGGTAAAAACACACGATGCAATAAGAAATATATTAGACCAAATAGGGATTAATTATACTGAAATGAAATTTAATAGAGAAAATACCCTTTGCTGTGGCTCAGGAGGAATGACTTCCTTAACGAATAATACAATAGCAACAGCTCAAAAGTTGAGAAGGGCTAATGAAACTACAGAAGGGCATATAGTTACTTATTGTGAAGAATGTGTAGAGTCTATGAAAAAAGGTGGTAAAAGTGCTGTTCACATATTAGATTTGTTGTTTAATGAAGATATATACAATACTTTCGATCAAACAGAAGTAAATACCATTAAAAAATGGATTAATAGATATAAAGGGAAAAAGAAATTTAGTAAATATAATGGGTAG
- a CDS encoding TVP38/TMEM64 family protein: protein MKKSKKDILKYIAIICIIVGLAIFINKHNIFKEYGPNEIKDYIQSFGIWAPLIYVGILSLLPLLLFPDSVLVMAGGMIFGLFKGTILTSIGSLIGATIAFYLARGLGQQVIKKIIKKDLVIFKDKSKMSGFFLILMLRLIPLFPFKVVSYSAGLSDVKYKDFAMATTIGSLPGILVYTNLGDKTTVFGSKDFYMAIGLLVALFIISFVLKKIFQSKKGEL, encoded by the coding sequence ATGAAAAAGTCTAAAAAAGACATATTAAAATATATAGCTATAATATGTATAATAGTTGGGTTAGCTATATTTATAAATAAACATAATATATTCAAGGAATATGGTCCTAACGAAATAAAGGATTATATACAATCCTTTGGAATATGGGCGCCTTTAATTTATGTTGGTATACTATCATTACTACCTCTATTATTGTTTCCTGATTCAGTATTAGTAATGGCAGGGGGCATGATATTTGGATTATTTAAAGGTACTATTTTAACATCAATTGGTTCATTAATTGGAGCAACTATTGCATTTTATTTAGCTAGAGGATTAGGTCAGCAGGTTATTAAAAAGATAATTAAAAAAGACCTAGTAATATTTAAAGACAAGTCAAAAATGAGTGGGTTCTTTTTAATACTGATGTTAAGGTTAATTCCATTGTTTCCCTTTAAAGTTGTTAGCTATAGTGCAGGACTTTCCGATGTTAAATATAAGGATTTTGCAATGGCTACTACTATAGGTTCATTACCTGGTATTTTAGTATATACAAACTTAGGTGATAAAACTACAGTATTTGGATCTAAGGATTTTTATATGGCAATCGGATTATTAGTTGCTTTATTTATTATATCTTTTGTATTAAAGAAAATATTTCAATCTAAAAAAGGAGAACTGTAA